One window of the Archaeoglobus sulfaticallidus PM70-1 genome contains the following:
- the gatD gene encoding Glu-tRNA(Gln) amidotransferase subunit GatD has product MDEILGKKVRIKAKGKVFEGIVMPTRSGNLILKLDNGYNVGFSEYEILDVFEAERASFKAEPITKKPELPNVKIISTGGTIASKVDYRTGAVTSQFSSEEIVAEVPEIENICNIDSMLLYNILSENMKPVNWIELSKEIYSSIKDGYDAVIVTHGTDTLAYTATAVSFMLSTPVPVLFVGAQRSSDRPSSDATMNLICSAHVARSELGEVAIVMHASTSDDYCYIHRAVKARKNHTSRRDAFQSVNQKPLGRVSYPDGRIEWHVDFIKRGERELELKSNLSEKCVLVKFFPGLKPDVLEYYYSKGYRGFVLEGTGLGHVSSDWIDTIRGISDDSLIVMTSQCLWGRVCDRVYDTGRDLLNAGVIEGEDMLPEVALIKIMWLLGNYDLEEAKKLVKKNLVGEINPRTSY; this is encoded by the coding sequence ATGGATGAGATCCTGGGTAAAAAAGTTAGGATTAAGGCGAAGGGCAAGGTATTTGAGGGTATTGTAATGCCCACTAGGTCAGGGAACCTAATACTCAAGCTCGACAACGGATACAATGTTGGATTCAGCGAGTATGAGATATTGGATGTTTTTGAGGCAGAAAGAGCATCCTTTAAGGCTGAACCCATCACGAAAAAACCCGAGCTACCTAATGTTAAGATAATATCAACAGGTGGAACGATAGCGAGTAAGGTCGATTACAGAACTGGAGCTGTGACAAGCCAGTTCTCATCTGAAGAGATAGTTGCCGAGGTTCCGGAGATAGAGAACATCTGCAACATCGATTCAATGCTCCTTTACAACATCCTCTCGGAAAACATGAAACCTGTGAACTGGATAGAGCTATCGAAGGAAATATACAGCAGCATAAAGGACGGATACGATGCCGTGATAGTAACCCACGGAACCGATACGCTCGCATATACTGCTACAGCAGTATCGTTCATGCTCTCCACTCCAGTTCCCGTGCTGTTTGTGGGGGCACAGAGAAGCTCCGATCGCCCATCCAGTGATGCAACGATGAACCTGATATGCAGTGCCCATGTGGCAAGATCCGAGCTTGGTGAGGTGGCCATAGTCATGCACGCATCAACGAGCGATGATTACTGCTACATCCACAGGGCTGTTAAGGCGAGAAAGAACCACACATCCCGAAGGGATGCGTTTCAGTCTGTGAATCAGAAACCGCTGGGGAGGGTAAGTTATCCGGACGGTAGGATAGAGTGGCATGTGGATTTTATAAAGAGGGGAGAGAGGGAGCTTGAGCTGAAAAGCAACTTGAGCGAGAAATGTGTGCTGGTAAAGTTCTTCCCGGGGCTCAAGCCAGATGTTCTGGAGTACTACTACAGTAAGGGATACAGGGGCTTCGTTCTTGAAGGGACAGGTTTAGGACATGTTTCCTCTGACTGGATCGACACGATCAGGGGAATCTCGGATGACAGCCTGATAGTTATGACATCACAGTGTCTGTGGGGCAGGGTTTGCGATAGAGTATATGATACTGGCAGGGATCTGCTGAACGCTGGGGTTATCGAGGGAGAGGATATGCTGCCAGAGGTTGCTCTGATCAAGATAATGTGGCTTCTCGGTAACTACGATCTCGAGGAGGCTAAAAAGCTCGTTAAGAAGAATCTGGTTGGAGAGATAAACCCAAGGACATCCTACTGA
- a CDS encoding class I SAM-dependent methyltransferase, translating to MSLKKLLREKYGLDEEVVSKIRRSFEIIGDVVIVDIPDDVVEYKDLIIRGILEKHKHVRTILRKVGEVDGVYRVARYEKIFGDSTETIVKEHGCRFHVDPTKVYYSVKLSGERERISKLVDERERVLVMFAGVGPFAIVIAKKAKPKEVVGVEINPVAVEYFRKNVVANKVEDIVKVFEGDVREVMPKLDGRFDRILMPSPYIAENFVDVVGSKVKEGGYIHYYTFAGKEEKESILPERVMRLFADNGVIVDVENIRECGNYAPYVYRYVLDLKVRELEG from the coding sequence GTGAGCCTCAAGAAACTGCTCAGGGAGAAGTACGGTCTTGATGAGGAGGTTGTATCAAAGATAAGGAGAAGTTTTGAGATAATCGGAGATGTTGTCATAGTGGACATTCCAGATGATGTTGTTGAGTATAAAGACCTCATAATTCGCGGCATTCTTGAGAAGCACAAGCATGTCAGAACCATATTGAGGAAGGTTGGAGAGGTAGATGGTGTTTACAGGGTTGCGAGATATGAGAAAATTTTTGGGGATTCTACGGAGACGATTGTTAAGGAGCATGGCTGCAGGTTTCATGTCGATCCGACCAAGGTTTACTACTCCGTAAAGCTTTCTGGAGAGAGGGAGAGGATATCGAAACTCGTTGATGAAAGAGAAAGGGTCCTCGTGATGTTCGCAGGGGTTGGTCCCTTTGCGATTGTGATTGCAAAGAAAGCTAAGCCTAAGGAGGTTGTGGGGGTAGAGATCAACCCGGTAGCTGTGGAGTACTTTAGGAAGAATGTTGTCGCAAACAAGGTTGAGGACATTGTTAAGGTATTTGAGGGGGATGTTCGAGAGGTTATGCCCAAGCTCGATGGAAGGTTCGACAGGATACTCATGCCCTCCCCGTACATAGCAGAGAACTTTGTGGATGTTGTTGGAAGTAAGGTGAAGGAGGGAGGATACATTCACTACTACACATTTGCCGGGAAGGAAGAGAAGGAGTCCATATTGCCAGAGAGGGTTATGAGGCTGTTCGCCGATAACGGCGTTATTGTGGATGTTGAGAACATCAGGGAGTGTGGCAACTATGCACCCTATGTTTACAGGTATGTGCTGGACTTGAAGGTTAGAGAGCTTGAAGGTTAG
- a CDS encoding ATPase domain-containing protein, which yields MTLERIPTGIPGFDEITHGGLIRDRSYLVTGPSGSGKTIFVGQFLVNGIEMYNEPGIMIATEERPQHIREYFSTFGWELERLEDENMLAIVDATSTKIGLPSDEKYIDIRPFDTRSLIDQIINIQDEIGAKRAVLDSTTSIGFAINDVSKFRIELLKISTTLEILGLTSLLTCEVLSTEGDQISRFGVENFVVEGTIVLYYTKTENVRVRGIEIFKLRGSDHSKKIHPFEITENGIVVHPEEEVY from the coding sequence ATGACATTAGAGAGAATTCCTACTGGTATCCCGGGCTTTGATGAAATAACTCATGGTGGGCTGATAAGAGATAGAAGCTACCTCGTTACAGGCCCTTCCGGCTCAGGTAAAACGATTTTTGTTGGTCAATTTCTGGTCAACGGTATCGAGATGTATAACGAGCCGGGAATAATGATCGCAACTGAAGAGAGACCACAGCACATAAGAGAGTATTTTTCAACCTTTGGCTGGGAGCTTGAGAGGCTCGAAGACGAGAATATGCTAGCGATAGTCGATGCAACATCAACGAAGATTGGATTGCCGAGTGACGAGAAGTATATAGACATCAGACCGTTCGACACACGATCGCTGATAGACCAGATAATCAATATTCAGGATGAAATCGGAGCAAAAAGGGCCGTTCTTGATTCAACTACATCAATAGGTTTTGCGATAAACGATGTATCAAAGTTCAGGATAGAATTGCTGAAAATATCAACCACATTGGAGATTTTAGGACTCACGTCCCTTCTAACATGTGAGGTTTTAAGCACAGAAGGAGACCAGATAAGCAGGTTTGGGGTCGAAAATTTCGTTGTGGAGGGGACGATAGTCCTGTACTACACCAAAACAGAAAATGTGAGGGTAAGAGGAATAGAGATCTTCAAGCTCAGAGGGAGTGACCACAGTAAGAAAATACATCCATTCGAAATAACCGAGAACGGGATAGTTGTGCATCCAGAGGAAGAGGTTTACTGA
- a CDS encoding TatD family hydrolase, with translation MKERGDRIVTDNHMHLYNNLKLKALKQFRNAGGTHVFLVSLLSTHYDMVPTSGEDFRKIFDFHLSLVRKANEIVKVHPVLAVHPAEITILGERIGYEKACEIMKEALAIAGEYVAEGKAVAIKSGRPHYKVSKKVWEMSNEIMGHAFSVAKDCDCAVQIHTESYTSDGMKEIAEIARKSGIKVERVVKHFAPPAVKEFEEIGLFPSVIAFDNNILKAAEEGDRFFVETDYIDDKSRPGAILGPKTVPRRIRELYELGYEDVAYKVCVENVEKIYKIELDI, from the coding sequence ATGAAAGAGAGAGGAGATAGGATTGTTACTGATAACCACATGCACCTCTACAACAACTTGAAGCTCAAGGCATTAAAGCAGTTCAGGAATGCTGGTGGAACGCATGTTTTCTTGGTATCTCTCCTCAGCACACACTATGACATGGTTCCAACAAGCGGAGAGGATTTCAGAAAGATCTTCGACTTCCATCTGAGCCTTGTCAGGAAGGCCAACGAGATCGTTAAGGTTCATCCGGTTCTGGCAGTCCATCCAGCAGAGATAACTATTCTTGGGGAGAGGATAGGCTATGAAAAAGCATGCGAGATCATGAAGGAAGCTCTGGCAATAGCCGGAGAGTATGTCGCTGAGGGCAAAGCTGTAGCAATAAAGAGCGGGAGACCCCACTATAAGGTTAGCAAGAAGGTATGGGAAATGAGCAACGAGATAATGGGTCATGCGTTTTCAGTAGCCAAGGACTGCGATTGTGCTGTGCAGATCCACACAGAGAGCTACACCTCAGATGGCATGAAGGAGATAGCAGAGATAGCCAGAAAATCAGGGATTAAGGTGGAAAGGGTTGTAAAGCACTTCGCTCCACCGGCAGTAAAGGAATTTGAGGAAATAGGCCTGTTTCCATCGGTTATAGCCTTTGACAACAACATTCTTAAGGCTGCAGAAGAAGGCGACAGATTCTTTGTCGAAACGGATTATATTGATGACAAAAGCCGACCCGGAGCGATACTCGGCCCAAAAACGGTTCCCAGAAGAATCAGAGAGCTGTACGAGCTTGGTTATGAGGATGTTGCCTACAAAGTATGTGTAGAGAATGTTGAAAAGATTTATAAAATCGAATTGGACATATAA